The following are from one region of the Coffea eugenioides isolate CCC68of chromosome 2, Ceug_1.0, whole genome shotgun sequence genome:
- the LOC113760816 gene encoding ribulose bisphosphate carboxylase/oxygenase activase, chloroplastic-like, whose amino-acid sequence MASSVSTFGAVNRAPLSMNSCSAGTSVPGTAFFGKSLKKVASKVVSPSYSSGNLKIVAEGDEQKQTKKDRWQGLVYDASDDQQDITRGKGMVDTLFQAPMGAGTHDPVLNSYEYISTGLRQYQLDNNMDGLYIAPAFMDKLVVHISKNFMNLPGIKIPLILGIWGGKGQGKSFQCELVFAKMGINPIMMSAGELESGNAGEPAKLIRQRYREAADRISKGKMCVLFINDLDAGAGRLGDTTQYTVNNQMVNATLMNIADNPTNVQLPGMYNKQENPRVPIIVTGNDFSTLYAPLIRDGRMEKFYWSPTREDRIGVCTGIFRADNVPREDIVKLVDTFPGQSIDFFGAIRSRVYDDEVRNWIGSTGVENIGKRLVNSREAPPSFDKPKMTLDKLLEYGNMLVQEQENVKRVQLSDRYLKEAALGDANEDAFKNGSIYGKAAQQVHVPVPEGCTDPNAANFDPTARSDDGSCMYQD is encoded by the exons TTGAGCATGAATAGTTGCAGCGCGGGAACTTCAGTTCCAGGCACAGCTTTCTTTGGCAAAAGTCTAAAGAAAGTTGCATCCAAAGTAGTCAGCCCCAGTTATTCATCTGGAAATTTGAAGATTGTTGCGGAAGGGGACGAGCAGAAACAGACCAAAAAGGATAGGTGGCAAGGGCTTGTTTACGACGCCTCGGATGATCAACAGGATATTACCAGAGGAAAAGGAATGGTGGACACACTCTTTCAAGCTCCTATGGGTGCTGGCACTCATGATCCAGTCTTGAATTCTTATGAGTATATTAGCACCGGTCTTCGCCA ATATCAATTGGACAACAATATGGATGGCCTGTATATTGCTCCTGCTTTCATGGACAAGCTTGTTGTTCACATTAGCAAAAATTTCATGAATCTGCCAGGCATTAAG aTTCCCCTGATTTTGGGCATATGGGGAGGCAAAGGACAGGGAAAGTCATTCCAATGTGAACTTGTATTCGCCAAAATGGGCATCAA CCCCATTATGATGAGTGCTGGAGAACTGGAAAGTGGAAATGCTGGCGAACCAGCAAAATTGATTAGGCAAAGGTACCGTGAGGCAGCAGACAGAATTTCTAAGGGGAAAATGTGTGTCCTCTTCATCAATGATCTTGATGCTGGAGCTGGAAGGCTTGGGGATACTACACAGTATACAGTTAACAACCAGATGGTGAATGCAACTCTGATGAACATTGCTGATAATCCCACCAACGTTCAGCTACCTGGTATGTACAACAAGCAGGAGAATCCTCGAGTTCCGATCATAGTCACAGGTAATGACTTCTCCACCTTGTACGCCCCTCTCATCCGTGATGGTCGCATGGAGAAATTCTACTGGTCTCCAACCAGAGAAGATAGGATCGGTGTCTGCACCGGTATCTTCCGAGCTGACAATGTACCGAGGGAGGACATCGTGAAACTTGTTGACACCTTCCCTGGACAATCAATTG ATTTCTTCGGCGCCATCAGGTCAAGAGTGTATGATGATGAAGTCAGGAATTGGATTGGAAGTACTGGAGTGGAAAACATTGGAAAGAGGCTGGTGAACTCGAGGGAGGCACCCCCATCTTTTgacaaaccaaaaatgacacTTGACAAGCTCCTTGAGTATGGAAACATGCTAGTCCAAGAGCAGGAGAATGTGAAGAGAGTCCAATTATCCGACCGGTACTTGAAGGAAGCCGCACTTGGAGATGCAAATGAGGATGCTTTCAAAAATGGATCTATCTATG GAAAAGCAGCCCAACAAGTTCATGTTCCTGTCCCTGAAGGCTGCACTGACCCAAATGCAGCAAACTTTGATCCAACTGCTAGGAGCGACGACGGAAGCTGCATGTATCAGGATTAG